In the genome of Carnobacterium pleistocenium FTR1, one region contains:
- the holB gene encoding DNA polymerase III subunit delta' — protein sequence MNIEEKLNWLQPILFKQFKKTVQQKQLAHAYLFEGVSGAGKKELSLWLAASLLCQKGSENIPCESCENCRRVFEHQHPDVIEIIPDGLSIKVEQVRNLKAEFSKSGVESHQKIFIIEDVEKMTTGAANSLLKFLEEPEGSAVAFLLTTAKQRILPTILSRCQLIHFQSLTKKKLMAELETKGLSINQASLLVQLTNSVEEALEMNGNEWFQEAKTIAWKWFTLITNKDSQSFIYVQTTIMPHFKDRDAHRRLLDLILLAYRDVLMMHYHTIDVLAYARYQKELDHIKAVGTGKGTIQAIESVLLSRKKLESNVNAQGVFEQLVLQLIK from the coding sequence ATGAATATCGAAGAAAAATTAAATTGGCTACAGCCTATATTGTTCAAACAATTTAAAAAAACAGTACAGCAGAAACAATTGGCTCATGCGTACCTTTTTGAAGGTGTTTCAGGAGCAGGAAAAAAAGAGCTGAGTTTATGGCTAGCAGCTAGTTTGCTTTGCCAAAAAGGGTCAGAAAATATTCCTTGCGAAAGTTGTGAAAATTGTCGTCGAGTCTTTGAACATCAACATCCGGATGTAATTGAAATTATACCAGATGGCTTATCTATAAAAGTAGAACAAGTTCGCAATTTAAAAGCTGAATTTTCAAAAAGTGGTGTGGAAAGTCACCAAAAGATTTTTATTATCGAAGATGTTGAAAAAATGACCACCGGTGCGGCAAACAGTTTACTTAAATTCTTAGAAGAACCTGAAGGAAGCGCAGTGGCCTTTTTATTAACTACCGCTAAGCAACGGATTCTTCCAACTATTTTATCTAGGTGTCAACTGATTCATTTTCAATCGTTGACTAAAAAAAAATTAATGGCAGAGCTCGAAACTAAAGGACTTTCTATTAATCAGGCTTCTTTATTGGTACAATTGACTAATAGTGTAGAAGAAGCACTCGAAATGAATGGAAATGAGTGGTTTCAAGAGGCAAAAACAATCGCTTGGAAATGGTTTACACTGATTACAAATAAAGATAGTCAAAGTTTTATTTATGTACAGACGACTATTATGCCTCATTTTAAAGATCGCGATGCACACAGAAGATTGCTGGATTTGATTTTATTGGCCTACCGAGATGTATTGATGATGCACTATCACACAATTGATGTACTGGCTTATGCACGTTATCAAAAAGAACTTGATCACATTAAAGCAGTAGGTACGGGAAAAGGAACAATACAAGCTATTGAATCCGTCTTACTTAGTCGTAAAAAACTAGAAAGCAATGTCAATGCGCAAGGTGTTTTTGAACAGCTTGTTTTACAATTAATAAAATAA
- a CDS encoding NAD(P)H-quinone oxidoreductase, whose amino-acid sequence MKAISIKNPGNSEQLEIKEYTIPKLNEGDLLIQVKASAVNRTDIMTRENKQLAEPYPILGVEVAGVVVENSNNSDNQLVPGTRVAGLVNHGGYAEYVVMPSNRAIRIPDNMSFESAAAIPEVFLTAYQTLYWLGELKPDETVLIHAGASGVGTAAIQLAKKMTKARVIVTAGSNEKLQFCKELGADKVINYKEEEFDQIVLNYTEQKGVDLILDFIGASYWEKNLTSLKIDGRWVLIGVLGGAIVENINLGKLLQKRITLKGTLLTSRSDDYKAKLTNEFVEHVMPYFEKDLIKPIVDTVFLLDDAAKAHRYMEDNKNSGKIILKVED is encoded by the coding sequence ATGAAAGCTATCTCAATCAAAAATCCGGGTAATTCTGAACAATTAGAAATTAAAGAATATACGATACCTAAGCTTAATGAAGGAGATCTCTTGATACAAGTTAAAGCAAGTGCTGTAAATAGGACAGATATTATGACACGTGAAAACAAACAATTGGCTGAGCCTTATCCAATATTAGGAGTTGAGGTCGCAGGAGTTGTGGTTGAAAATAGCAACAATTCTGACAACCAATTGGTTCCTGGGACTCGTGTTGCAGGGTTAGTAAATCATGGTGGGTATGCAGAGTATGTCGTTATGCCGTCTAATCGAGCTATACGTATACCAGATAATATGAGTTTTGAATCAGCAGCAGCGATTCCAGAAGTTTTTCTAACAGCTTACCAAACACTATACTGGTTAGGAGAGTTAAAGCCAGATGAGACTGTTTTGATTCATGCAGGAGCCAGCGGTGTGGGAACGGCAGCGATTCAATTGGCAAAAAAAATGACTAAGGCACGGGTTATCGTAACAGCTGGTTCAAATGAAAAATTGCAATTTTGTAAAGAATTAGGCGCAGATAAAGTGATCAATTATAAAGAAGAAGAGTTTGATCAGATTGTTTTGAATTATACAGAGCAAAAGGGCGTTGATTTAATATTAGATTTTATCGGTGCTTCATACTGGGAAAAAAATTTAACGAGTCTGAAAATAGATGGACGCTGGGTACTTATTGGTGTATTGGGTGGGGCAATAGTTGAAAATATCAACTTAGGCAAGTTACTACAAAAACGAATTACGTTAAAAGGAACTCTTTTGACTTCTAGAAGTGATGACTATAAGGCAAAATTAACGAATGAGTTTGTTGAACATGTTATGCCTTATTTTGAAAAAGACTTGATCAAGCCGATTGTAGATACTGTTTTCTTATTAGATGACGCAGCAAAAGCTCATCGTTATATGGAAGATAATAAAAATAGTGGGAAAATTATTTTGAAGGTCGAAGATTAA
- a CDS encoding Lrp/AsnC family transcriptional regulator produces MDRIDKQIIQLLEDNARASLKVIAAKTFLSSPAVSARISRLEKEGIITGYAAQVNLHKLGYHITAFINLELSPKQKPIFYPFVKECPNILECNCVTGEYSMLLKVSFPSTVELDKFIGELQQFGKTSTQIVFSTSVEPRGIQLEE; encoded by the coding sequence ATGGATAGGATTGATAAACAGATTATTCAACTACTAGAAGATAATGCAAGAGCATCATTGAAAGTAATTGCAGCTAAGACATTTTTATCTTCTCCAGCCGTTTCTGCACGAATCTCTCGTCTTGAGAAAGAGGGGATTATTACAGGTTATGCTGCTCAAGTAAACTTACATAAACTCGGTTATCATATTACAGCCTTTATAAATCTCGAATTAAGTCCTAAGCAAAAACCTATATTTTATCCATTTGTTAAGGAATGCCCAAATATATTAGAATGTAATTGTGTAACTGGAGAGTATTCGATGCTTTTAAAGGTTTCTTTTCCAAGTACTGTTGAATTGGATAAATTTATTGGCGAGCTTCAACAGTTTGGTAAAACCTCTACGCAAATTGTTTTTTCAACTAGCGTAGAGCCTAGGGGGATCCAATTAGAAGAATAA
- a CDS encoding PepSY domain-containing protein: MYKKAALYLTALFSLGLLSACGTNEEDSSLSSTASSVTSSTVSSETAQNSDATENVGSPLGINPVVFNTSFGTAISMYFDTFPDSYIESVAMEENDDGRYEYKIDGFDSENEYDLTIYADNGSILKQNQEQNENGDQTKLILEDLIT, translated from the coding sequence ATGTATAAAAAAGCTGCATTGTATTTGACAGCATTATTTAGTTTAGGTTTACTATCAGCTTGCGGGACAAATGAAGAAGATTCTTCATTGAGCAGTACAGCTTCAAGTGTAACGAGTTCAACTGTAAGCAGTGAGACTGCCCAAAACAGTGACGCAACGGAAAATGTCGGTTCTCCGCTTGGGATCAATCCAGTTGTCTTCAATACTTCTTTCGGTACCGCTATCAGCATGTATTTTGATACCTTCCCTGATTCATATATTGAATCAGTTGCAATGGAAGAAAATGATGATGGACGATACGAGTACAAAATTGATGGTTTTGATAGTGAAAATGAGTACGATCTGACCATTTATGCTGACAACGGATCTATCCTTAAACAAAACCAAGAGCAAAACGAAAATGGTGACCAAACGAAATTGATACTAGAAGATCTGATTACATAA
- the rsmI gene encoding 16S rRNA (cytidine(1402)-2'-O)-methyltransferase: MQSQKSFEQTQGGSLYLIPTPIGNLEDMTFRGVRLLKEVDLIASEDTRTTQKLLNHYEIKTPQISFHEHNTQERIIQLIEKLEAGITIAQVSDAGMPSISDPGHELVVACIQAGISVIPLPGASAGLTALVASGISPQPFYFFGFLPRKKKDQIMALEELNHRPETIILYESPHRLKEVLKNMSTVFGMNRRIVCCRELTKRYEEFIRGTIEETIEWSMTNEIRGEFCLIVEGNSAGSLLAEEDTSWESLSLKEHVDLMITEMAFTSKDAIKEVAKLRGLKKQEVYAAFHEF, from the coding sequence ATGCAGAGTCAAAAAAGTTTTGAGCAAACTCAGGGTGGAAGTTTATACCTTATCCCCACTCCTATTGGAAATTTAGAGGATATGACATTTAGAGGAGTAAGGTTACTGAAAGAAGTCGATTTGATTGCTTCTGAGGATACACGTACGACTCAAAAATTACTAAATCATTATGAAATAAAAACACCTCAAATTAGCTTTCATGAGCACAATACACAAGAAAGAATTATTCAATTAATTGAAAAATTAGAAGCGGGTATAACAATTGCACAAGTGAGTGACGCAGGAATGCCGTCTATTAGTGATCCTGGACACGAGTTAGTTGTAGCCTGTATTCAAGCTGGAATCTCGGTCATTCCTTTACCAGGAGCGAGTGCCGGATTAACTGCACTAGTTGCATCTGGAATAAGCCCACAGCCTTTTTACTTTTTTGGTTTTTTACCGCGCAAGAAAAAAGACCAGATAATGGCTTTAGAAGAATTGAATCATCGACCTGAAACGATTATTTTATATGAATCGCCACATCGTTTAAAAGAGGTTTTAAAAAACATGTCAACCGTTTTTGGAATGAATCGAAGGATCGTTTGTTGTCGCGAACTGACGAAACGATACGAAGAATTTATAAGAGGCACGATTGAAGAAACAATTGAATGGTCAATGACAAATGAAATAAGAGGCGAATTTTGTTTGATCGTTGAAGGAAATAGTGCAGGATCACTTTTAGCAGAAGAAGATACAAGTTGGGAAAGCTTGTCTTTAAAGGAACACGTTGATTTGATGATCACTGAAATGGCATTTACTAGTAAAGACGCTATTAAAGAAGTAGCTAAACTAAGAGGTTTAAAAAAGCAAGAAGTCTATGCAGCTTTTCATGAATTTTAA
- a CDS encoding aspartate ammonia-lyase, whose product MHTRIEFDSIGSLPVSCEAYYGVQSLRAKNNFSISGEMMHPTFIKKLAIIKKIAAITNYQEKNLSSTIKDAICKASDEIIAGKFQADFIVDTIQGGAGTSANMNMNEVLAHRASEILGGTKETYDLVHPNDHVNCSQSTNDVFPTAGKLTVLELMPQLISSLLYLEELLEQKSIEFSDVIKMGRTQLQDAVPTTLGHSFKAYHSAIHRDIHHLIAIMGEMHTLNIGATAIGNGINASSGYSSIIVKNLASELQLPLKQSDDLYDGTQNVDGFVRVSGVVKTAAVTLSKMCNDLRLLSSGPKAGFGEINLPAKQNGSSIMPGKVNPVIPEVVSQVAFQIIGNDVTITMAAESGQLELNPFEPIIFRNLFSSIELLTNAVMTLADNCISGITVNEAHCRNQVEQSPGIATVLCPFIGYKKASEVAKEALTTGSSIRHILIKRNWLSEEKIDEILNLRNIAEGIIPSNDANFRVLTELY is encoded by the coding sequence ATGCATACACGAATAGAATTTGACTCAATTGGTAGCTTGCCCGTTTCATGTGAAGCTTATTATGGAGTGCAGTCTTTAAGGGCTAAAAATAATTTTTCAATATCTGGAGAAATGATGCATCCTACCTTCATAAAAAAATTAGCTATTATAAAAAAAATAGCTGCTATTACTAATTATCAAGAAAAAAATCTATCCTCTACTATTAAAGATGCTATCTGCAAAGCAAGCGATGAAATTATTGCCGGAAAATTTCAAGCTGATTTTATTGTCGATACTATCCAAGGAGGTGCCGGAACTTCTGCAAATATGAATATGAATGAAGTTCTTGCACACCGAGCTAGTGAAATTTTGGGCGGAACAAAAGAAACTTATGATTTGGTTCACCCAAATGATCATGTTAACTGTTCTCAATCAACAAATGATGTTTTTCCAACAGCTGGAAAACTAACGGTTCTTGAACTTATGCCACAACTTATTTCGAGTCTTTTATATTTAGAAGAATTGTTGGAACAAAAGTCTATTGAATTTTCGGACGTCATTAAAATGGGCAGAACTCAATTACAAGATGCAGTTCCTACAACTTTGGGGCATTCTTTCAAAGCCTATCATTCTGCTATTCATCGCGATATTCATCATTTAATTGCCATCATGGGTGAAATGCATACCCTTAATATTGGTGCTACAGCTATCGGAAACGGCATAAATGCCTCTTCCGGTTACTCCTCGATTATTGTCAAAAATCTTGCTTCTGAACTACAGCTTCCCTTAAAACAATCTGATGATCTGTACGATGGCACTCAAAATGTGGATGGATTTGTTCGCGTTTCAGGAGTCGTAAAGACAGCCGCTGTCACGCTCTCAAAAATGTGCAATGATCTTCGATTATTATCTAGCGGCCCCAAAGCAGGATTTGGTGAAATTAATTTGCCAGCTAAGCAAAATGGCTCATCCATCATGCCTGGAAAAGTCAACCCAGTCATTCCTGAGGTTGTTTCTCAAGTCGCTTTTCAAATTATCGGTAATGATGTGACTATTACTATGGCTGCCGAATCCGGTCAACTCGAATTAAATCCATTTGAGCCTATTATTTTCCGTAATCTTTTCAGCTCTATTGAACTGCTAACTAATGCTGTAATGACATTAGCAGATAATTGCATTAGTGGAATCACTGTCAATGAGGCACATTGTCGGAACCAAGTTGAGCAAAGTCCTGGGATTGCCACTGTTCTTTGTCCGTTTATCGGCTACAAAAAAGCAAGTGAAGTAGCCAAGGAAGCCTTAACAACCGGTAGCTCTATTCGACATATCCTGATTAAAAGAAACTGGCTAAGTGAAGAAAAAATCGATGAAATACTTAATTTAAGAAACATAGCTGAAGGAATCATCCCGTCAAATGATGCCAACTTTAGGGTGCTGACAGAACTGTATTAA
- a CDS encoding glutamate-5-semialdehyde dehydrogenase, with translation METLIQLGEKAKKAARSLAKATTSEKNEALKLMSQALIDHTETILTANASDLTNAKENGISENMVDRLILTEERIQAMADGIIEIADLPDPIGKVDGMWKNEAGLTIGKQRVPLGVIGIIYESRPNVTTDAGSLCFKAGNAVILRGGKEAIHSNKALVRVLQDALKPTLFPSTVIQLVEDTTRESSTEMMRLNRYLDVLIPRGGSKLIQTVMNTATVPVIETGTGNCHVYIDKDAQLKMASDIIVNAKCSRPSVCNAAETLLIHEDVAETFLPVIEKALAPWNVELRADEKALSYLQKAVPATQEDWETEFLDFILAVKVVSSLDEAIEHIDRYSTGHSEAIVTDNYAAGLQFHREVDSAAVYINASTRFTDGFEFGFGAEIGISTQKLHARGPMGLNELTSSKYIIFGEGQIR, from the coding sequence ATGGAAACCTTGATTCAATTAGGTGAAAAAGCAAAGAAAGCGGCTCGCTCACTTGCAAAAGCTACAACATCTGAAAAAAACGAAGCCTTAAAATTAATGAGCCAAGCTTTGATCGATCATACAGAAACCATCCTCACAGCAAATGCATCAGATTTAACTAATGCTAAAGAAAATGGGATATCAGAAAATATGGTAGACCGTTTGATTCTAACGGAAGAACGCATTCAAGCAATGGCTGATGGTATTATTGAAATAGCTGATTTACCAGATCCAATCGGAAAAGTCGATGGCATGTGGAAAAACGAAGCTGGTCTAACGATTGGCAAACAACGCGTTCCTTTAGGCGTTATTGGAATCATTTATGAATCTCGTCCAAATGTGACCACTGATGCTGGATCTTTATGTTTTAAAGCTGGCAATGCGGTTATTTTACGCGGTGGTAAGGAAGCTATCCACTCAAACAAAGCATTAGTCCGCGTCTTGCAAGATGCACTTAAACCAACTCTATTTCCTTCTACCGTAATTCAATTAGTTGAAGATACGACACGTGAAAGTTCAACAGAAATGATGCGATTAAATCGTTACTTGGACGTTTTGATTCCTCGCGGCGGCTCAAAATTGATTCAAACAGTTATGAACACAGCTACAGTACCCGTAATTGAAACAGGTACTGGAAACTGCCACGTGTATATTGATAAAGATGCCCAATTGAAAATGGCATCTGATATTATTGTTAATGCCAAATGTTCTAGGCCTTCCGTATGCAACGCTGCTGAAACGTTGTTGATCCATGAAGATGTAGCAGAAACTTTCTTACCCGTTATCGAAAAAGCATTGGCTCCTTGGAATGTTGAATTAAGAGCCGATGAAAAAGCTCTTTCTTACTTACAAAAGGCCGTTCCGGCTACTCAAGAGGATTGGGAAACTGAATTTTTAGATTTCATTTTAGCTGTTAAAGTAGTTTCCTCTTTAGATGAAGCAATTGAACACATTGATCGCTATAGTACGGGTCACTCTGAAGCAATCGTGACCGATAATTACGCTGCTGGTCTTCAATTTCATCGTGAGGTAGACTCTGCTGCTGTTTACATCAATGCCTCTACTCGTTTCACAGATGGTTTTGAATTTGGTTTTGGTGCCGAAATTGGGATAAGCACTCAAAAGTTACATGCCCGTGGCCCAATGGGTCTAAATGAATTAACTTCATCAAAATACATCATTTTTGGAGAAGGTCAAATTCGTTAG
- the tmk gene encoding dTMP kinase produces the protein MKGIFITIEGPDGAGKTSVIKKLIPMLAKTVQQEIVATREPGGSRIAEEIRELILNPENTEMDIRTEALLYAAARRQHLIEKIIPALEAGKVIICDRFVDSSLAYQGVARGIGVSEVAEINQFATGNLSPDLTLYLDIEAHLGLERINQNKKNRQFDRLDQETLTFHEKVRSAYLDIAKEQSDRVVQIDASQELEKVVEDCYQVIIRNITG, from the coding sequence GTGAAAGGAATATTTATTACAATTGAAGGTCCAGATGGTGCAGGGAAAACTAGCGTTATAAAAAAACTTATTCCAATGCTAGCTAAAACAGTTCAACAAGAGATTGTTGCAACAAGAGAACCTGGAGGCAGTCGGATTGCCGAAGAAATTCGTGAACTTATTTTAAATCCAGAGAACACTGAAATGGACATACGCACAGAAGCATTATTGTATGCAGCCGCAAGAAGGCAGCATTTAATAGAAAAAATCATTCCAGCTTTAGAAGCCGGAAAAGTAATTATATGTGACCGATTTGTAGATAGTTCATTGGCTTATCAAGGTGTGGCTCGTGGTATTGGTGTCTCTGAAGTAGCAGAAATCAATCAATTTGCAACAGGAAATCTTTCTCCTGACCTAACGCTCTACTTAGATATAGAGGCACATTTAGGTTTGGAACGGATCAATCAAAATAAGAAAAATCGTCAGTTTGATCGTTTAGACCAAGAGACATTAACGTTTCATGAAAAAGTTCGGTCTGCCTATTTAGATATTGCAAAAGAACAGTCTGATAGAGTCGTTCAAATCGATGCAAGTCAAGAATTAGAAAAAGTTGTTGAAGATTGTTATCAAGTTATTATTAGAAACATCACAGGATAA
- a CDS encoding tRNA1(Val) (adenine(37)-N6)-methyltransferase, with the protein MNQWLQGDERMDQLLSHNLSIIQSPSVFSFSLDAVLLADFAQPAKHDRAKIVDLCAGNGVVGLLLSQKTSSSIIGIEIQERLVDMANRTIQMNDLADQVSIKHGDLSDATKWVKKDTVDTLTCNPPYFAVGEKSIKNPNSHLAIARHELQTNLDEVMRVSSELLKMNGKAYFVHRPDRLIEILETMKKYQIAPKKMRLVYPKDGKEANTLLIEGIKNGKDAGFRVLPPLFVYSEANDYLPEVREMLYGIH; encoded by the coding sequence ATGAATCAGTGGCTGCAAGGTGACGAACGAATGGATCAATTGCTCAGTCATAACTTATCCATTATCCAAAGTCCGTCCGTTTTTTCATTTTCATTAGACGCAGTGTTACTGGCAGATTTTGCTCAACCAGCAAAACATGATCGTGCAAAAATTGTTGATTTATGTGCAGGGAATGGCGTTGTCGGCTTGTTGCTCAGTCAAAAAACAAGCAGCTCTATTATTGGAATTGAAATACAAGAAAGATTAGTTGATATGGCCAATAGAACCATTCAAATGAATGATTTAGCAGATCAAGTTTCTATTAAACATGGAGATTTAAGTGATGCGACTAAGTGGGTTAAAAAAGATACGGTAGATACGTTAACGTGTAACCCACCGTACTTTGCTGTGGGAGAAAAAAGTATAAAGAATCCTAATTCCCATTTGGCTATCGCCAGACATGAGCTGCAAACAAACCTGGATGAGGTCATGAGGGTCTCAAGTGAGTTACTAAAAATGAATGGAAAAGCTTATTTTGTTCATCGGCCAGATCGATTGATTGAGATCTTAGAAACAATGAAAAAGTATCAGATTGCTCCTAAAAAAATGCGTTTAGTTTATCCTAAAGACGGAAAAGAAGCTAACACATTATTAATTGAAGGCATAAAGAATGGAAAAGATGCAGGTTTTCGCGTTTTACCGCCACTTTTTGTTTACAGTGAAGCCAATGATTATTTGCCAGAAGTGAGAGAGATGCTCTATGGAATCCATTAG
- a CDS encoding initiation-control protein YabA: MDKKTLYDSFTQIELDTDTTLHQISKIKKEVETLVEENATLRIENQHLRDRLSDLEKQQQSDEEVVEPEMSKSRLNLEKLYEDGFHVCNVFYGSRRVNDEPCAFCLDVIYGERR, encoded by the coding sequence ATGGACAAAAAAACTTTATATGATAGTTTTACTCAAATAGAACTTGATACTGATACAACTCTCCACCAGATTTCTAAAATTAAAAAAGAGGTTGAAACATTAGTCGAAGAAAACGCTACTCTCCGCATTGAAAATCAACACTTGAGAGACCGTTTGAGTGATCTTGAAAAGCAGCAACAATCAGATGAGGAAGTTGTAGAACCAGAAATGAGTAAATCACGTTTAAATCTTGAAAAGTTGTATGAAGATGGGTTTCATGTGTGCAATGTTTTTTACGGTTCAAGAAGAGTGAATGATGAACCATGTGCCTTTTGTTTAGATGTTATTTATGGTGAAAGAAGATAA
- a CDS encoding NAD(P)/FAD-dependent oxidoreductase, protein MAKTKKIAVVGGGIVGATTAFYLSQKNYTVDIYDDGVGQATSAAAGIICPWLSQRRNKEWYQLASKGAAFYPQLMRDLNEPLDDSDIYQQVGTLVFKKKASLLEKLEKIALKRLEDAPEMGEISLLSPKEIKAKFPLYDSEESALFASGGARVDGSLLTKKLIDQAISNGAHYYPDKIALSQTNSTNYLIRSTTQEKTYDTVVLAVGAWLPELLDPLHLAVDIRPQKGQLVQLHLPEDMSQWPVIMPEGEKDIIPFANGKIIVGATHENDCGYDLTPTKEKLNLMLEEAIELAPGLKNATITGIRVGTRAYTSDFAPFFGVVPDHPNLLTASGLGSSGLTFGPLIGHMLSQIISGDSTDLPLADYPVERYIKRS, encoded by the coding sequence ATGGCCAAAACAAAAAAAATTGCAGTAGTTGGTGGTGGTATTGTAGGAGCTACTACTGCCTTTTACCTTAGTCAAAAAAATTATACAGTGGATATTTACGATGATGGTGTGGGACAAGCTACTTCTGCTGCTGCTGGAATCATCTGTCCTTGGTTATCTCAGCGACGAAACAAAGAATGGTACCAATTAGCTTCTAAAGGAGCGGCTTTTTACCCCCAATTGATGCGGGATTTAAATGAACCTCTTGATGATTCAGATATTTACCAACAAGTAGGAACACTTGTCTTCAAAAAAAAGGCAAGCTTACTAGAAAAATTAGAGAAAATAGCTCTTAAACGCCTTGAAGATGCTCCAGAAATGGGAGAGATCTCACTTCTATCTCCCAAAGAAATCAAAGCTAAATTTCCATTGTATGATTCAGAAGAATCAGCTTTATTTGCTTCAGGAGGCGCACGTGTCGATGGTTCTCTATTGACCAAAAAGCTAATTGATCAAGCCATCTCAAATGGTGCACATTATTATCCTGATAAGATAGCTCTATCTCAAACCAATTCAACTAACTATCTTATCCGCTCTACCACTCAGGAAAAAACTTATGATACAGTTGTTTTAGCAGTAGGAGCATGGTTACCTGAATTACTCGATCCACTTCATTTAGCTGTCGATATTCGTCCTCAAAAAGGACAACTGGTCCAGCTTCATTTACCAGAAGATATGTCCCAATGGCCTGTTATTATGCCAGAGGGTGAAAAAGATATTATTCCTTTTGCAAATGGGAAAATAATCGTAGGAGCTACACATGAAAATGATTGCGGCTATGACTTAACACCTACTAAAGAAAAATTAAACCTTATGTTAGAAGAAGCGATAGAGCTTGCTCCCGGATTAAAAAATGCTACCATTACAGGAATTCGCGTAGGGACGAGAGCCTACACTTCTGATTTTGCTCCATTTTTTGGAGTAGTTCCCGATCACCCCAACCTTTTAACAGCTAGTGGTTTAGGTTCATCTGGGTTGACTTTTGGGCCTTTAATTGGTCATATGCTAAGTCAAATTATCTCAGGCGACTCTACTGACTTGCCATTAGCTGATTACCCTGTTGAACGTTACATTAAAAGAAGCTAG
- a CDS encoding cyclic-di-AMP receptor, producing the protein MKLILAIVQDKDGGRLSNEFVDAGIRATKLSTTGGFLKAGNTTFIIGIEEERIDEVLDLIRRNCQSREQFMTPPVSVDVSMETNMPYPVEVQVGGATVFVLPVDQFQQF; encoded by the coding sequence ATGAAGTTAATATTAGCTATAGTCCAAGATAAAGATGGAGGACGTTTGTCGAATGAATTTGTAGATGCGGGAATACGAGCAACTAAGCTTTCAACAACAGGAGGCTTTTTAAAAGCTGGCAACACAACATTTATTATAGGAATCGAAGAAGAACGTATAGATGAAGTATTAGATCTTATTCGTAGAAATTGCCAATCAAGAGAACAATTTATGACTCCTCCTGTTAGCGTAGATGTTTCAATGGAAACAAATATGCCTTATCCAGTAGAAGTTCAAGTTGGTGGAGCTACTGTATTTGTATTGCCTGTTGATCAATTTCAACAATTTTAA
- a CDS encoding GIY-YIG nuclease family protein: protein MESISYFYVLYCQDGSFYGGYTTDLTRRELEHNQGAGAKYTKPQTRRPVKLFYAEGYGTRSEATKAEYAFKKQTRKNKLDYLINQGVKFPIQTTMPCLLIMQKMEVKEGEKNAESKKF, encoded by the coding sequence ATGGAATCCATTAGTTATTTTTATGTCTTGTATTGTCAGGACGGAAGTTTTTATGGTGGATATACAACGGATCTTACGAGAAGAGAACTGGAACATAATCAGGGAGCCGGAGCTAAATATACAAAGCCACAAACAAGAAGACCCGTGAAGCTATTTTATGCTGAGGGCTATGGAACTAGAAGTGAAGCTACAAAAGCGGAATATGCTTTTAAGAAACAAACAAGGAAAAACAAACTAGATTATTTAATAAATCAGGGTGTTAAATTTCCTATTCAAACAACAATGCCTTGTTTATTAATCATGCAAAAAATGGAAGTAAAGGAAGGTGAAAAAAATGCAGAGTCAAAAAAGTTTTGA
- the mscL gene encoding large conductance mechanosensitive channel protein MscL, with translation MKKFMDEFKEFAFRGNVLDLAVGLVIGSAFTGIVTALVNYIIMPIVGILSGGKDIQGLSIEVGGATLAYGAFLQAVVDFILIAFVIFIFIKIINNAANKFKKTEDISEEIEIPAAEKYLKEIRDLLADDKINHDDH, from the coding sequence ATGAAAAAATTTATGGATGAGTTTAAAGAATTTGCCTTTCGTGGAAATGTTCTTGATTTAGCCGTGGGGCTTGTCATTGGTTCTGCATTTACTGGCATTGTTACTGCTCTTGTAAACTACATTATTATGCCCATTGTCGGTATTCTGTCTGGTGGAAAAGATATTCAAGGATTATCGATAGAAGTTGGCGGTGCTACCTTAGCATATGGCGCTTTCTTGCAAGCCGTTGTTGATTTCATTCTGATTGCATTTGTTATTTTTATTTTCATTAAAATCATCAATAATGCAGCGAATAAATTCAAAAAGACAGAAGATATTAGTGAGGAAATTGAAATTCCAGCAGCTGAAAAATACCTTAAAGAAATTCGTGATTTATTAGCAGACGATAAAATAAACCATGACGATCACTAA